The Hymenobacter oligotrophus genome has a window encoding:
- a CDS encoding Glu/Leu/Phe/Val dehydrogenase dimerization domain-containing protein, producing the protein MRDLLATFENKRPEIVFEWKDSETEAEGWVVINSLRGGAAGGGTRMRKGLDKREVESLAKTMEVKFTVSGPAIGGAKSGINFDPQDPRKRGVLERWYRAVIPLLKNYYGTGGDLNVDEIHEVIPITEDYGLWHPQEGVVTGHYRASEPQKIQKVGQLRQGVIKVVEDEQFTPDRARRYTVADLITGYGVAEAVRHYYRLWPEQEVAGKRAIIQGWGNVGAAAAYYLAQQGAIITGIIDRAGGLLRPEGFSFEEIRALLLNRQGNALSADNLLPFEEINKQIWSSGAEIFVPAAASRLVTREQVEQLLAGGLEVISCGANVPFADPEIFFGPTGEFADAHTAVVPDFIANCGMARVFAYLMETNAEITDQAIFGDISRTILRALERTHSQGHTNQVARTSFELALRQLV; encoded by the coding sequence ATGCGCGACTTACTCGCCACCTTCGAGAACAAACGCCCCGAAATCGTATTTGAGTGGAAAGACTCCGAAACCGAGGCCGAAGGCTGGGTGGTAATTAACTCGCTGCGCGGCGGCGCGGCCGGCGGCGGCACCCGCATGCGCAAGGGCCTTGACAAGCGCGAGGTAGAGAGCCTGGCCAAAACAATGGAGGTGAAGTTCACCGTATCGGGGCCGGCCATTGGCGGCGCCAAATCGGGCATCAACTTCGATCCGCAGGACCCGCGCAAGCGCGGCGTACTGGAGCGCTGGTACCGCGCCGTTATTCCGCTGCTGAAAAACTACTACGGCACCGGCGGCGACCTGAACGTGGACGAAATCCACGAGGTAATTCCGATTACCGAAGACTACGGCCTGTGGCACCCGCAGGAGGGCGTGGTTACGGGTCACTACCGCGCCAGCGAGCCGCAAAAGATTCAGAAAGTAGGCCAACTGCGCCAAGGCGTAATTAAAGTAGTAGAGGACGAGCAGTTTACGCCCGACCGCGCCCGCCGCTACACCGTGGCCGACCTGATTACCGGCTACGGCGTGGCCGAGGCCGTACGCCACTACTACCGCCTATGGCCCGAGCAAGAGGTAGCGGGCAAACGCGCTATTATTCAGGGCTGGGGCAACGTAGGAGCTGCCGCCGCTTACTACCTGGCACAGCAAGGTGCCATTATCACCGGCATCATCGACCGGGCCGGTGGTTTGCTGCGCCCCGAGGGCTTCTCGTTCGAGGAAATCCGGGCTTTGCTGCTCAACCGCCAAGGCAACGCGCTTTCGGCCGACAACCTGCTTCCGTTCGAGGAAATAAACAAGCAAATTTGGTCGTCGGGGGCTGAGATATTCGTGCCGGCAGCGGCCTCGCGCCTTGTTACGCGCGAGCAAGTGGAGCAACTGCTGGCGGGCGGGCTCGAGGTAATCAGCTGCGGAGCCAACGTGCCCTTCGCCGACCCGGAAATCTTCTTCGGCCCAACCGGCGAATTTGCCGATGCCCACACGGCCGTAGTGCCCGATTTTATTGCCAACTGCGGCATGGCGCGGGTATTTGCCTACCTCATGGAAACCAACGCCGAAATCACCGACCAAGCCATTTTCGGCGACATTTCGCGCACCATTTTGCGGGCCCTAGAGCGCACGCACTCGCAAGGCCACACCAACCAAGTGGCGCGTACGTCGTTCGAGCTAGCGCTGCGCCAACTCGTATAA
- a CDS encoding mechanosensitive ion channel family protein yields the protein MNTKQFLDQQFLGNTVGQYLLCGAILLVGFGLRRLLSRIVSGIFFRIIKRHTAGVSEKELNDFLIQPLSVVLFLFTLFLAFNVLDYPASFTHDLDRSEPWPKRLAFAVYQIGVISALAWVVLRLVDFAELVYRRRAELLTSTNTRLDAQFIPFAKDFAKVMILIFAFLVMLGQVFNVNVTALIGGLGIGGLAVAFAAKESLENLIASFTIFLDRPFQVGDLVTVGGITGTVEKVGFRSTRLRTAEKSYVTVPNKSMIDKPLDNLSLRTARRVNFTLNFGHETTREQLLGIAADLRIFLHEHPQILPEEVQIKLAALTQAGRDLSVQYFVQVATYDEYLTVKEAVNYRILEIVEAHEGVFATNTTVVRMVTDPGITSGTGQASDGSII from the coding sequence ATGAACACCAAACAATTTCTGGATCAGCAGTTTTTGGGCAATACCGTAGGCCAGTACCTGCTGTGCGGGGCCATTCTGCTGGTAGGCTTTGGCCTGCGGCGCTTGTTGTCGCGCATTGTTTCGGGCATTTTCTTCCGCATCATCAAACGCCACACGGCGGGCGTTTCGGAAAAGGAGCTGAACGATTTCCTGATTCAGCCGCTCTCGGTGGTGCTGTTTCTGTTCACGTTGTTTCTGGCCTTCAACGTGCTCGATTACCCGGCCTCGTTCACGCACGATTTGGACCGCTCCGAGCCTTGGCCCAAGCGCCTGGCCTTTGCCGTGTACCAAATCGGGGTGATATCGGCGCTGGCGTGGGTGGTGCTGCGCCTCGTCGATTTTGCCGAGCTGGTGTACCGCCGCCGAGCCGAGCTACTCACCTCCACCAACACCCGCCTCGACGCGCAATTCATTCCTTTCGCCAAGGACTTTGCGAAGGTGATGATTCTGATTTTTGCCTTTTTAGTGATGCTGGGCCAGGTATTCAACGTGAACGTAACGGCCTTAATCGGCGGCCTAGGTATCGGCGGCTTGGCGGTGGCCTTTGCAGCCAAGGAGAGCCTCGAAAACCTTATTGCCTCGTTCACTATCTTCCTCGACCGGCCTTTTCAGGTAGGCGACCTAGTAACGGTGGGCGGCATTACGGGCACGGTGGAGAAGGTGGGCTTCCGGAGCACGCGCCTGCGCACCGCCGAAAAGAGCTACGTAACGGTGCCCAACAAATCGATGATCGACAAGCCGCTCGATAACCTCTCGCTGCGCACGGCCCGCCGGGTAAATTTCACGCTCAACTTCGGCCACGAAACCACCCGCGAGCAACTGCTGGGCATTGCCGCCGATCTGCGCATCTTTTTGCACGAGCACCCACAAATTTTGCCCGAAGAAGTACAGATCAAGCTGGCTGCCCTCACCCAAGCCGGCCGCGACTTATCGGTGCAGTACTTTGTGCAGGTTGCTACATACGACGAATACCTCACGGTAAAAGAAGCCGTGAATTACCGCATCCTGGAAATTGTGGAAGCGCACGAGGGCGTATTTGCCACCAACACCACCGTGGTGCGCATGGTAACCGACCCCGGCATTACCTCCGGCACCGGCCAAGCCTCAGACGGCTCGATTATCTAA
- a CDS encoding AsmA-like C-terminal region-containing protein, whose amino-acid sequence MLLVGMGLAATLWLGEERIINLFVAAANKHLRTPVQVQKLELSWREDFPRVSILLTNVRVGGSLPLDTVALARVQRLHCSFNAWDVLGGRYRIRTLTVEQGAVQVRLDREGRPNYLILRPDTAAPADNEPVRFDFERVRVRNVAVSYADSSVRQRYRLQAHNLTAALLIAGDTVQVRATGPMRVEGLRVGTDTYFRQREITVRTALAINRATRQVRIQPSEVQIGPATYTVAGNVGWRGPTQLALQLGGKNTDVQSLLALLPPRFSKPLAAYRSEGAVYFGGSVRGEWSGKRYPQVDVRFGCRDASFVHPETRQRVEHVFLAGSFRNGPQASARAAVLELRNVRGRLGGKPFSGSLSYRNLQDPYVRLSLQAELEVADALRFYPVAALQQASGQLRVRAQLAGNLRAFRQNPARAAGEASGELQLRNVRLRLRNPNLGLTQINGSFLLRRNDVAVSDFTGRAGSSDFRLNGLFRNALGWLLLPRQPLRVEADVAAGLLNLDELLQTGSLPTAAGAAPRVTPRGGSYALKLPANIDLDLNATVQQLRFRRFRARALSGAVRLHEQMLTSPGIALTAAAGRLQLRGTLDARQPALLKVSAVAACQQVQLDSLLYVFEDFGQNFITSRHLRGQLSGTAEADMYFGPQLQPLTNKLEAEVRATVRHGELNNFAPAQQLSMLASREQLRRLRFDELTNTIYIQSRTVYVPEMEIRSNVRRASLIRVTGTHTFDQQMDYHLSVPLLPGLRRPALDGALAKGPNLLLHVWGNEDKFRVAYDRERAVAQRQEAGPPAPAGASSGPAGAGSTGAATPAAPAAPGLRGRQPAPAAPHQKKPAAPQPGEYFEL is encoded by the coding sequence GTGCTGCTGGTCGGAATGGGGCTGGCTGCAACTTTGTGGCTGGGCGAAGAGCGCATCATCAACTTGTTTGTGGCGGCTGCCAATAAGCACCTGCGCACCCCGGTGCAGGTGCAAAAACTGGAGCTGTCGTGGCGCGAAGACTTTCCGCGGGTAAGTATTCTGCTCACCAACGTGCGGGTTGGGGGCTCGTTGCCGCTCGATACCGTTGCGCTGGCTCGCGTGCAGCGCCTCCACTGCTCGTTTAACGCCTGGGATGTGCTGGGCGGCCGTTACCGCATCCGCACCCTAACCGTGGAGCAAGGCGCCGTGCAGGTGCGCCTCGATCGGGAGGGCCGCCCCAACTACCTTATACTGCGGCCCGACACCGCTGCCCCTGCAGACAACGAGCCCGTGCGCTTCGACTTTGAGCGCGTGCGGGTGCGCAACGTGGCCGTAAGCTACGCCGACTCCTCGGTGCGGCAGCGCTACCGCCTGCAAGCCCATAATTTGACGGCCGCGTTACTAATTGCCGGCGACACCGTGCAGGTGCGCGCCACCGGGCCGATGCGCGTGGAGGGCCTGCGCGTGGGCACCGATACGTACTTCCGGCAGCGCGAAATTACTGTACGCACGGCCTTGGCAATTAACCGCGCTACGCGGCAAGTGCGCATTCAGCCCTCGGAGGTGCAAATTGGGCCGGCCACTTACACCGTGGCGGGCAATGTGGGCTGGCGCGGCCCCACGCAGTTGGCCTTACAGCTCGGCGGCAAAAACACCGATGTGCAAAGCTTGCTGGCGTTGTTGCCGCCTAGGTTTAGCAAGCCCTTGGCCGCATACCGCAGCGAGGGCGCGGTGTATTTTGGCGGCAGCGTGCGGGGCGAGTGGTCGGGCAAGCGCTACCCGCAGGTAGATGTTCGCTTTGGATGCCGCGACGCCTCGTTTGTACATCCCGAAACCCGGCAGCGCGTTGAGCACGTGTTTCTGGCGGGTTCGTTTCGCAACGGGCCGCAAGCCTCGGCGCGCGCGGCCGTGCTCGAGTTGCGCAACGTGCGGGGCCGCCTGGGGGGCAAGCCCTTCAGTGGCAGCCTCAGCTACCGCAACTTGCAAGACCCGTATGTGCGCCTTAGCCTGCAAGCCGAGCTGGAGGTGGCCGATGCGCTGCGCTTTTATCCGGTGGCAGCCTTGCAACAAGCCAGTGGCCAACTGCGCGTGCGGGCGCAACTGGCCGGCAACCTGCGCGCTTTTCGGCAAAACCCGGCCCGGGCAGCAGGCGAAGCCTCGGGCGAGCTGCAGCTGCGCAACGTGCGCCTGCGCCTACGCAACCCAAACCTGGGCTTAACCCAAATTAACGGTAGCTTTCTGCTGCGCCGCAACGATGTGGCCGTGAGTGATTTTACCGGGCGGGCGGGTAGTTCCGATTTCCGCCTGAATGGCTTATTCCGGAACGCGTTGGGGTGGCTTTTGCTGCCGCGGCAGCCATTACGGGTAGAGGCCGACGTGGCCGCAGGCCTGCTCAACCTCGACGAGCTTCTGCAAACCGGTTCCTTGCCAACTGCAGCGGGTGCGGCACCTAGGGTGACGCCCCGCGGCGGTAGCTACGCCCTGAAGCTGCCCGCCAACATCGACCTCGACCTGAACGCCACCGTGCAGCAACTGCGCTTCCGGCGCTTTCGGGCGCGGGCGCTAAGCGGCGCGGTGCGCCTGCACGAGCAAATGCTTACCTCGCCCGGCATTGCCCTAACCGCTGCGGCCGGGCGCCTGCAGCTGCGCGGAACCCTCGACGCCCGCCAGCCCGCGCTGCTGAAAGTAAGCGCCGTAGCCGCGTGCCAGCAGGTGCAGCTCGATAGTTTGCTTTACGTCTTCGAAGATTTCGGCCAAAACTTCATCACCAGCCGCCACCTGCGCGGGCAGCTCAGCGGCACAGCCGAAGCCGATATGTATTTCGGACCGCAGCTGCAGCCGCTCACTAACAAGCTGGAAGCCGAAGTACGGGCCACGGTGCGGCACGGCGAGCTGAACAATTTTGCGCCGGCGCAGCAGCTGAGCATGTTGGCCAGCCGCGAACAGCTGCGCCGCCTACGCTTCGACGAACTTACAAATACCATCTACATCCAAAGCCGGACGGTGTACGTGCCCGAAATGGAAATCCGCTCGAACGTACGGCGTGCCTCGCTTATTCGCGTTACGGGCACGCACACCTTCGATCAGCAGATGGATTACCACTTGAGCGTTCCGCTGCTGCCGGGCCTGCGCCGCCCTGCCCTCGACGGCGCCCTGGCCAAAGGCCCCAACCTGCTGCTGCATGTGTGGGGCAACGAAGACAAGTTTCGGGTGGCCTACGACCGCGAAAGGGCCGTGGCGCAGCGCCAAGAGGCGGGCCCACCGGCGCCGGCAGGCGCCTCCTCGGGGCCGGCGGGCGCCGGCAGCACGGGCGCAGCAACGCCCGCTGCACCGGCGGCGCCTGGCCTGCGTGGCCGCCAACCGGCGCCTGCCGCGCCCCACCAAAAAAAGCCTGCTGCCCCGCAGCCTGGCGAGTACTTCGAGCTCTGA
- a CDS encoding TerB family tellurite resistance protein: protein MQPEEVFNQYSEQEKTAYLSVIASLATADRQATQHEAEFLQQMAQVAGLSAQGTQYVLHAAQDSTNESIKGNLDAMRNSNLRYSLVTDLVSFARADGAYSNEEEAMVNKMASYLGLNQQQVSTIENVVTQTQQAQAQNPQQAPQGLMDSLGDKLRSVGIPPQAALTGLLAVAAPMVLSRVMGGNRGGMGGGMMGGGGGTLGGLLGGAAASMGGAGTMGGLLGGLMNSGGLGGMLGGATGGYGSRPAGYGVPGGGLGGLMSVLGGLGGGAHMGPRSTGGGGLGGLMGGGMGSLLGGLLGGR, encoded by the coding sequence ATGCAACCCGAAGAAGTATTTAACCAGTATTCCGAGCAAGAAAAAACCGCTTACCTCAGCGTAATAGCCAGCTTGGCCACCGCCGACCGCCAAGCTACCCAGCACGAGGCCGAGTTTCTGCAACAGATGGCGCAGGTGGCCGGCCTCTCGGCCCAGGGCACGCAGTACGTGCTCCACGCCGCGCAGGACTCCACCAACGAAAGCATCAAAGGCAACCTCGATGCGATGCGCAACAGCAACCTGCGCTACTCGCTGGTAACCGATCTGGTAAGCTTTGCCCGCGCCGACGGCGCTTACTCCAACGAAGAAGAAGCCATGGTAAACAAGATGGCTTCGTACCTAGGGCTGAACCAGCAGCAGGTAAGCACCATCGAAAACGTGGTAACGCAAACCCAGCAAGCACAAGCCCAAAATCCGCAGCAAGCCCCGCAGGGCCTCATGGATTCGCTCGGCGATAAGCTGCGCTCGGTGGGCATTCCGCCCCAAGCGGCGCTTACCGGCCTGCTCGCGGTAGCCGCGCCCATGGTGCTTTCGCGCGTGATGGGCGGCAACCGCGGCGGTATGGGCGGTGGCATGATGGGCGGCGGTGGCGGCACCCTGGGCGGCTTGCTGGGCGGAGCCGCAGCCTCGATGGGCGGCGCCGGTACCATGGGTGGCTTGCTAGGTGGCCTGATGAACAGCGGCGGCCTGGGCGGTATGCTGGGCGGAGCAACTGGTGGCTACGGCTCGCGCCCGGCCGGCTACGGCGTGCCCGGCGGCGGCTTGGGCGGCCTGATGTCGGTACTGGGTGGCCTGGGCGGCGGTGCCCACATGGGCCCGCGCAGCACCGGCGGCGGCGGCCTAGGTGGCCTGATGGGTGGCGGCATGGGCAGCCTGCTCGGCGGCTTGTTGGGCGGCCGCTAG
- a CDS encoding ArsR/SmtB family transcription factor, translating into MKPLLSRVESKKVDKAAAMLKVLAHPKRLAIVDLLGKEDKMTVTEIYRTLGLPQAIASQHLITLKDRGILSSFKVGTKIYYSLSIPKLLDVIDTLEGCCDTM; encoded by the coding sequence ATGAAACCACTGCTTTCGCGCGTAGAATCCAAGAAAGTGGATAAGGCTGCCGCGATGCTCAAAGTGCTGGCTCACCCCAAGCGTTTGGCCATCGTTGATTTGCTCGGCAAAGAAGATAAAATGACCGTGACGGAAATCTACCGCACGCTCGGATTACCCCAAGCCATAGCTTCTCAGCACCTTATTACACTCAAAGACCGCGGCATCTTATCGTCGTTCAAGGTCGGTACCAAAATCTACTACTCCCTGTCTATCCCCAAACTGCTCGACGTGATTGACACGCTCGAGGGGTGCTGCGATACGATGTAA